One genomic segment of Streptomyces sp. RerS4 includes these proteins:
- a CDS encoding DUF1343 domain-containing protein has translation MGTASALDAPAAPAGAAGAAGAAERVRTGFERLAAEGYASLAGQRVGVVTNPTGITADARHLVDVLHADERVDLVAVFGPEHGFRGTAQAGGSEGAARDPATGLPVYDTYGASGQKLADLFTAAGIDTVVFDIQDVGARFYTYVWTLYDCMRAAALADKTVVVLDRPNPVGGRRAAGPVLRPAYASFVGREPIALAHGMTAAELALLFNGEFLAGKPARLRTVRMSGWRRDALFGATGLPWVPPSPNMPTPDTALAYAGTCLFEGTNLSEGRGTTTPFEVLGAEGLDRRWAEAASALELPGVWFREAWFTPSFSKHAGKVCGGVRLIVHDREAFDPVRAGIGLLVTARRVWSGFGWRADHWIDRLTGSDRVRTMVDAGASVEEIAGDWAAGLARFAAVREEYLLYP, from the coding sequence GTGGGAACGGCGTCGGCCCTGGACGCGCCCGCCGCGCCCGCCGGGGCGGCCGGGGCGGCCGGGGCGGCGGAGCGGGTGCGGACCGGCTTCGAGCGGCTCGCCGCCGAGGGCTACGCGTCGCTCGCCGGGCAGCGCGTGGGCGTCGTCACCAACCCGACGGGGATCACCGCCGACGCCCGCCACCTGGTCGACGTCCTGCACGCCGACGAACGGGTGGACCTCGTCGCGGTGTTCGGCCCGGAGCACGGGTTCCGGGGGACGGCGCAGGCCGGCGGCTCGGAGGGGGCGGCCCGGGATCCGGCGACGGGGCTGCCGGTGTACGACACGTACGGCGCGAGCGGGCAGAAGCTCGCGGACCTCTTCACGGCGGCGGGGATCGACACGGTCGTCTTCGACATCCAGGACGTCGGCGCGCGCTTCTACACCTACGTCTGGACCCTCTACGACTGCATGCGCGCGGCCGCCCTCGCCGACAAGACGGTGGTGGTGCTGGACCGGCCCAACCCGGTCGGCGGCCGGCGGGCGGCCGGGCCGGTGCTGCGGCCCGCGTACGCGAGCTTCGTGGGGCGGGAGCCGATCGCGCTCGCACACGGGATGACGGCGGCGGAACTGGCCCTGCTGTTCAACGGGGAGTTCCTGGCCGGGAAGCCGGCGCGGTTGCGGACGGTGCGGATGTCGGGCTGGCGGCGGGACGCCCTCTTCGGTGCGACCGGGCTGCCGTGGGTGCCGCCGAGCCCGAACATGCCGACCCCGGACACGGCGCTCGCGTACGCCGGGACCTGTCTGTTCGAGGGGACCAACCTGTCCGAGGGGCGGGGGACGACGACGCCCTTCGAGGTGCTGGGCGCGGAGGGGCTGGACCGGCGGTGGGCGGAGGCGGCGAGCGCGTTGGAGCTGCCGGGGGTGTGGTTCCGGGAGGCCTGGTTCACTCCGTCGTTCTCCAAGCACGCGGGGAAGGTGTGCGGCGGGGTCCGGCTGATCGTCCACGACCGGGAGGCGTTCGACCCGGTCCGCGCGGGGATCGGGCTGCTGGTGACGGCGCGACGGGTGTGGAGCGGTTTCGGCTGGCGGGCGGACCACTGGATCGACCGGCTGACCGGCTCCGACCGGGTGCGGACCATGGTCGACGCCGGCGCGAGCGTGGAGGAGATCGCGGGTGACTGGGCGGCGGGGCTGGCCCGTTTCGCGGCGGTCCGGGAGGAGTACCTGCTGTATCCGTGA
- a CDS encoding serine-threonine protein kinase, producing MVGIGAVGGIGAGTWRVARAVGGIGVGGIGVGPYRELSFDAQGDVDPTAQEAVARIEATDLLVFAHGWNSDRSTSTRLYDRFFAPFPGLVGTGVRLGYVGVVWPSIRFADEPIPDFDPPGALVGPGYGTALDPDTRRALGEFWPGREAQVDRVAELLEERPESEAALVEFGALVRELAGVDGAATAAAARVPALFSLDVLAVCRDLAGALVEAGCGEVAGGGGEAGGGEVAAAFAIRGGPRALWSGAKELLRQATYYEMKKRAGVVGEHGLGPFLTELALRRPALRVHLIGHSFGARLVSFALRATADGSRHVASLTLLQGAFSHYAFSGRLPHDARRGGSLAGLQRRVTGPVVACHSAHDTALGLFYPMASRMAGDSAGLLGFAERWGAIGHGGVREVSGAPRLSLDAALRDGLPTTGCVSVDAGSVVRRGGAPSGAHSDICHEELARIVVAAGRMGR from the coding sequence ATGGTGGGGATCGGGGCCGTGGGCGGCATCGGGGCGGGCACCTGGCGGGTCGCCAGGGCGGTGGGCGGGATCGGGGTGGGCGGGATCGGGGTGGGCCCGTACCGGGAGCTTTCCTTCGACGCGCAGGGGGACGTGGATCCGACGGCGCAGGAGGCGGTGGCCCGGATCGAGGCCACGGACCTGCTGGTCTTCGCGCACGGGTGGAACAGCGACCGCTCGACCTCGACCCGGTTGTACGACCGGTTCTTCGCCCCCTTCCCCGGGCTGGTGGGCACGGGGGTACGGCTGGGGTACGTGGGGGTGGTGTGGCCCTCGATCCGCTTCGCCGACGAGCCGATACCCGACTTCGACCCGCCGGGCGCCCTGGTCGGTCCGGGGTACGGGACGGCCTTGGACCCGGACACGCGGCGGGCGCTCGGGGAGTTCTGGCCGGGTCGGGAGGCGCAGGTGGACCGGGTCGCCGAACTGCTGGAGGAGCGGCCGGAGTCGGAGGCGGCCCTCGTGGAGTTCGGGGCGCTGGTACGGGAACTGGCCGGGGTGGACGGGGCCGCGACGGCCGCCGCGGCCCGGGTGCCGGCGCTGTTCTCGCTGGACGTGCTCGCGGTGTGCCGGGACCTCGCGGGGGCGCTGGTGGAGGCGGGCTGCGGCGAGGTGGCCGGCGGGGGCGGTGAGGCGGGCGGCGGCGAGGTGGCTGCGGCGTTCGCGATCCGTGGCGGGCCGCGGGCCCTGTGGAGCGGGGCCAAGGAGCTGCTGCGCCAGGCGACGTACTACGAGATGAAGAAGCGGGCCGGGGTCGTCGGCGAGCACGGGCTCGGCCCGTTCCTCACCGAACTGGCGCTGCGCCGTCCGGCCCTGCGGGTGCACCTGATCGGCCACAGCTTCGGGGCGCGCCTGGTCTCGTTCGCGCTGCGCGCCACTGCGGACGGCTCGCGACACGTCGCCTCGCTGACGCTGCTCCAGGGGGCCTTCTCGCACTACGCGTTCAGTGGCCGACTCCCCCACGACGCGCGCCGCGGCGGCTCGCTGGCCGGGCTCCAGCGCAGGGTGACCGGGCCGGTGGTGGCCTGCCATTCCGCGCACGACACGGCACTGGGGCTCTTCTATCCGATGGCCTCCCGGATGGCAGGCGATTCGGCCGGTCTCCTCGGCTTCGCCGAACGGTGGGGCGCGATCGGGCACGGAGGGGTACGGGAGGTGTCGGGCGCCCCACGCCTGAGCCTCGACGCCGCCCTGCGCGACGGTCTGCCGACGACCGGTTGCGTCAGTGTGGACGCGGGCTCGGTGGTGCGGCGCGGCGGTGCGCCGTCGGGGGCGCACAGCGACATCTGCCACGAGGAACTGGCCCGGATCGTGGTGGCCGCGGGGCGCATGGGGCGCTGA
- a CDS encoding 3-keto-5-aminohexanoate cleavage protein → MLNGGRGGADGPAVPMSPRELAESAVAAVAAGAGEVLVHPRTPCGRESLSPRVVGPVLEELRGAGVRVPLAVPADVAEEPDPGARIERVRSWTVLPERATVRFAEPGAREVAQALLARGVAVDAVVPLGGGAGPEPLARFLEWAAPDRGRSGWWRSRPTRRRSPGCAGCRRCGSCCSGGRAPRGRRCGWPRGAAPMRGSA, encoded by the coding sequence GTGTTGAACGGGGGGCGGGGCGGCGCCGACGGGCCGGCGGTGCCGATGTCGCCGCGGGAGCTGGCGGAGTCGGCGGTGGCGGCCGTCGCCGCCGGGGCCGGGGAGGTCCTCGTCCATCCCAGGACCCCGTGCGGTCGGGAGAGCCTGTCGCCCCGGGTGGTGGGGCCGGTGCTGGAGGAGTTGCGCGGCGCGGGGGTCCGCGTACCTCTGGCGGTGCCGGCGGATGTCGCCGAGGAGCCGGATCCCGGGGCCCGGATCGAGCGGGTGCGGTCCTGGACGGTGCTGCCCGAGCGGGCGACGGTGCGGTTCGCCGAGCCGGGGGCGCGGGAGGTGGCGCAGGCCCTGCTGGCGCGCGGGGTCGCGGTGGACGCGGTGGTGCCGCTGGGCGGTGGGGCCGGGCCGGAGCCGCTGGCCCGCTTCCTGGAGTGGGCCGCGCCCGACCGGGGCCGGTCCGGCTGGTGGCGGAGCCGGCCGACGCGGCGGCGCTCGCCGGGCTGTGCCGGCTGCCGCCGGTGCGGATCCTGCTGTTCGGGCGGGAGGGCGCCGCGTGGCCGACGCTGCGGCTGGCCGCGCGGTGCGGCGCCGATGCGCGGATCGGCGTAG
- a CDS encoding 3-keto-5-aminohexanoate cleavage protein, whose product MRILLFGREGAAWPTLRLAARCGADARIGVGDVLRLPDGAPARSNAELVAAAREEIRRAGAGSGAT is encoded by the coding sequence GTGCGGATCCTGCTGTTCGGGCGGGAGGGCGCCGCGTGGCCGACGCTGCGGCTGGCCGCGCGGTGCGGCGCCGATGCGCGGATCGGCGTAGGGGATGTGCTGCGGCTGCCGGACGGAGCGCCCGCCCGCTCCAACGCGGAACTGGTCGCGGCGGCCCGCGAGGAGATACGCCGGGCGGGCGCGGGCTCGGGCGCGACCTAG
- the soxR gene encoding redox-sensitive transcriptional activator SoxR codes for MPQIPEKVHELTVGQLSARSGAAVSALHFYETKGLISSRRTSGNQRRYTRDTLRRVAFVRAAQRVGIPLSSIRDALAQLPEERTPTKEDWALLSENWRTELDQRINQLGRLRDHLTDCIGCGCLSLENCALSNPDDVFGERLTGSRLSS; via the coding sequence GTGCCGCAGATTCCTGAAAAAGTCCACGAACTCACCGTCGGTCAGCTGTCCGCCCGCAGTGGAGCGGCCGTCTCGGCGCTCCACTTCTACGAGACGAAGGGCCTGATCAGCAGCCGACGCACCTCCGGCAACCAGCGGCGCTACACCCGTGACACGCTGCGCCGGGTCGCCTTCGTCCGGGCGGCGCAGCGCGTGGGCATCCCGCTCTCCAGCATCAGGGACGCCCTCGCCCAACTGCCGGAGGAGCGCACCCCGACCAAGGAGGACTGGGCGCTCCTGTCCGAGAACTGGCGGACCGAGCTCGACCAGCGGATCAACCAACTCGGCCGCCTGCGCGACCACTTGACCGACTGCATCGGCTGCGGCTGCCTCTCCCTGGAGAACTGCGCCCTGTCCAACCCCGACGACGTCTTCGGCGAACGCCTCACCGGCTCCCGGCTGTCGTCCTAG
- a CDS encoding MaoC family dehydratase, whose translation MAEPRIFTSAEELRAGIGDPLGPSEWLEVDQKRIDLFADATGDHQWIHVDPERAADGPFGSTIAHGYLTLSLLPSLVPRIMRVEGMRMGINYGVDKVRFPAPVPVGSRLRATAVITSVTEAGGGVQVAATVTVEREGGEKPVCVAESVSRYYF comes from the coding sequence ATGGCCGAACCGAGGATCTTCACCTCCGCCGAGGAGCTGCGCGCCGGTATCGGCGATCCGCTCGGCCCCAGCGAATGGCTGGAGGTGGACCAGAAGCGCATCGACCTCTTCGCGGACGCGACCGGCGACCACCAGTGGATCCACGTGGACCCGGAGCGGGCGGCGGACGGGCCCTTCGGTTCCACCATCGCGCACGGCTATCTGACGCTGTCACTGCTGCCCAGCCTGGTGCCGCGGATCATGCGGGTCGAGGGCATGCGGATGGGCATCAACTACGGGGTGGACAAGGTCCGTTTCCCGGCGCCGGTGCCGGTCGGCTCGCGGTTGCGGGCCACCGCGGTGATCACGTCGGTCACCGAGGCGGGCGGCGGGGTGCAGGTCGCGGCGACCGTGACGGTCGAGCGCGAGGGCGGCGAGAAGCCGGTCTGCGTGGCGGAGTCGGTGTCGCGCTACTACTTCTGA
- a CDS encoding TetR/AcrR family transcriptional regulator — MESAAQTGGYQPWSEVTPDAARRLLVAAVEAFAERGYHATTTRDIAGRAGMSPAALYIHYKTKEELLHRISRIGHDKALEILETAADGPGSAAERLDEAVRSFVRWHAGHHTTARVVQYELDALGHEHRTEIVALRRQSDAAVRRILSDGVRAGEFDVPDVPGTTLAVLSLCIDVARWFNASGHRTPDEVGALYSDLVLRMVAARPGSGPGPDGGQK; from the coding sequence ATGGAGAGCGCGGCGCAGACCGGCGGCTACCAGCCGTGGTCGGAGGTCACCCCCGACGCCGCGCGGCGGCTGCTCGTCGCCGCGGTCGAGGCGTTCGCCGAGCGCGGCTACCACGCGACCACCACACGTGACATCGCCGGTCGCGCCGGCATGAGCCCGGCCGCCCTCTACATCCACTACAAGACGAAGGAAGAGCTCCTCCACCGGATCAGCCGCATCGGGCACGACAAGGCCCTGGAGATCCTGGAGACCGCCGCCGACGGCCCCGGCAGCGCCGCCGAGCGCCTCGACGAGGCCGTACGGTCCTTCGTGCGCTGGCACGCCGGGCACCACACCACCGCGCGCGTGGTCCAGTACGAGCTCGACGCCCTCGGCCACGAGCACCGCACCGAGATCGTCGCGCTGCGCCGACAGAGCGACGCCGCCGTGCGCCGGATCCTCTCCGACGGCGTGCGGGCCGGCGAGTTCGACGTCCCCGACGTGCCGGGCACCACCCTCGCCGTACTGTCGCTGTGCATCGACGTGGCCCGCTGGTTCAACGCCTCCGGACACCGCACGCCCGACGAGGTCGGCGCGCTCTACTCCGACCTCGTCCTGCGCATGGTGGCCGCGCGACCGGGCTCCGGCCCCGGTCCCGACGGCGGTCAGAAGTAG
- a CDS encoding YiaA/YiaB family inner membrane protein: MNETPVKQQNTGAYYGQAVASFGIALGAVSLGIYNLDADAWVRAFLGIAVLYLTTSAFTLAKVIRDRQEVTQIVSRVDQARMEKLMTEYDPFAATRKQPGRDRDRDPQDTA, translated from the coding sequence ATGAACGAGACACCGGTCAAGCAGCAGAACACGGGGGCGTACTACGGCCAGGCCGTCGCCTCCTTCGGCATCGCCCTCGGCGCGGTGTCCCTGGGGATCTACAACCTGGACGCCGACGCCTGGGTGCGGGCCTTCCTCGGCATCGCCGTCCTGTACCTGACGACCTCGGCCTTCACCCTCGCCAAGGTGATCCGCGACCGCCAAGAGGTCACCCAGATCGTCTCCCGGGTCGACCAGGCACGGATGGAGAAGCTGATGACGGAGTACGACCCCTTCGCCGCGACACGCAAGCAGCCGGGGCGTGATCGTGATCGTGATCCACAAGACACGGCCTAA
- a CDS encoding acyl-CoA dehydrogenase family protein: protein MNLELSEEQDAVRRLARAFGDREIAPYAAAWDRAESVDRSIVKKLGDLGFLGLTVPEEYGGSGGDHLSYVLVTEELGRADSAVRGIVSVSLGLVAKTLAAWGSEEQKRAWLPRLCSGEALGCFGLTEPGTGSDAAALTTRAAREGGAYVISGSKMFITNGTWADVVLLFARTNDTPGHRGISAFLVPADSPGLTRREIHGKLGLRGQATAELALDAVRVPASAMLGPEGKGFSVAMSALAKGRMSVAAGCVGIAQAALDAAVSYAARREQFGKPIAHHQLVQELIADISVDVDAARLLTWRVADLIDRGRPFATEASTAKLFASEAAVRAASNALQVHGGYGYVDEYPAGKLLRDARVMTLYEGTSQVQKLLIGRARTGVSAF, encoded by the coding sequence GTGAACCTGGAGCTCAGCGAGGAGCAGGACGCCGTCCGCCGGCTCGCCCGCGCGTTCGGCGACCGCGAGATCGCCCCGTACGCCGCCGCCTGGGACCGGGCCGAGAGCGTCGACCGGTCCATCGTGAAGAAGCTCGGCGACCTCGGCTTCCTCGGGCTCACCGTCCCCGAGGAGTACGGCGGCTCCGGCGGCGACCACCTGTCCTACGTCCTCGTCACCGAGGAACTCGGTCGCGCCGACTCCGCCGTGCGCGGCATCGTCTCCGTCTCCCTCGGCCTGGTCGCCAAGACGCTCGCCGCGTGGGGGAGCGAGGAGCAGAAGCGCGCCTGGCTGCCCCGCCTGTGCTCCGGCGAGGCGCTGGGCTGCTTCGGGCTGACCGAGCCCGGTACCGGCTCGGACGCGGCCGCCCTCACCACGCGCGCCGCACGCGAGGGGGGCGCGTACGTCATCAGCGGCAGCAAGATGTTCATCACCAACGGCACCTGGGCCGACGTCGTCCTGCTCTTCGCCCGCACGAACGACACGCCGGGCCACCGAGGGATCTCCGCCTTCCTCGTCCCCGCCGACAGCCCCGGCCTGACCCGCCGCGAGATCCACGGCAAGCTCGGCCTGCGCGGCCAGGCCACCGCCGAACTCGCCCTGGACGCCGTACGCGTACCGGCCTCGGCGATGCTCGGACCGGAGGGCAAGGGCTTCTCCGTCGCCATGTCGGCGCTGGCCAAGGGGCGGATGTCGGTGGCGGCCGGCTGTGTCGGCATCGCGCAGGCGGCGCTGGACGCGGCGGTCTCGTACGCCGCGCGGCGCGAGCAGTTCGGCAAGCCGATCGCCCACCACCAGCTCGTCCAGGAGCTCATCGCCGACATCTCCGTCGACGTGGACGCGGCCCGCCTGCTGACCTGGCGCGTCGCCGACCTCATCGACCGCGGGCGGCCCTTCGCCACCGAGGCCTCCACCGCCAAGCTCTTCGCCTCCGAGGCCGCCGTGCGCGCCGCGAGCAACGCCCTCCAGGTGCACGGCGGATACGGCTACGTCGACGAGTACCCGGCCGGCAAGCTGCTGCGCGACGCCCGCGTGATGACCCTCTACGAGGGCACCAGCCAGGTCCAGAAGCTGCTGATCGGGCGCGCCCGTACGGGAGTCTCGGCCTTCTGA
- a CDS encoding TetR/AcrR family transcriptional regulator, with product MWRMARPRKPLLSRDRIVETAGALVDAEGLEAVSTRRLAAALGVSGPSLYNHFRTKDAILEAVADAVSARVDLSMFEVGDGRDWREALRDWAHSYRAALADHPNIVPVLARGPGRRPAGLRVADAVFGAMTRAGWPAAHATRIGALMRYFILGSAVGSFAEGFVDDESAYDPADYPHLGQAHLLAERRREVDEGAFETGLTALLDGLALQFAALPR from the coding sequence ATGTGGCGCATGGCCAGACCGCGCAAGCCCCTCCTCAGCCGCGACCGCATCGTCGAGACGGCGGGCGCGCTGGTGGACGCGGAGGGGTTGGAGGCCGTGTCGACGCGGCGGCTGGCGGCAGCGCTCGGGGTCAGCGGGCCCTCCCTGTACAACCACTTCCGGACGAAGGACGCGATTCTGGAGGCGGTGGCGGACGCGGTGAGCGCGCGGGTCGACCTGTCGATGTTCGAGGTCGGGGACGGCCGGGACTGGCGGGAGGCGCTGCGCGACTGGGCGCACTCGTACCGGGCCGCCCTGGCGGACCATCCGAACATCGTCCCGGTGCTGGCCCGGGGGCCGGGGCGGCGGCCGGCCGGACTGCGGGTGGCCGACGCGGTGTTCGGGGCGATGACGCGGGCGGGCTGGCCGGCGGCGCACGCGACGCGCATCGGCGCCCTGATGCGGTACTTCATCCTGGGCTCGGCGGTGGGGTCCTTCGCCGAGGGGTTCGTGGACGACGAGAGCGCCTACGACCCGGCCGACTACCCGCACCTGGGGCAGGCCCATCTGCTGGCGGAGCGGCGGCGCGAGGTGGACGAGGGCGCCTTCGAGACGGGCCTGACGGCGCTGCTGGACGGGCTCGCCCTCCAGTTCGCGGCGCTGCCCCGGTAG
- a CDS encoding Zn-dependent alcohol dehydrogenase — protein MVRAAILPAVGAPLEIREIVLPEPGPGQVRVRLTAAGVCHSDLSLTNGTMRVPVPAVLGHEGAGTVLAVGEGVTHVAPGDAVVLNWAPSCGACHHCLIGEVWLCAEALTGVGAVYAHDADGTPLHPGLNVAAFAEETVVAARCVLPAPAGIPPVEAALLGCAVLTGYGAVRHSAQVRPGESVAVFGVGGVGLAALQAARIAEAGPIVAVDVSPAKEELARAAGATDFVLASDATPRQIRALTAGQGVDVAVECVGRTETIRGAWESTRRGGRTTVVGIGGKDQRVSFHALEIFHFARTLTGCVYGNSDPARDLPVIAEHVRAGRLDLASMVTDRITLDGIPAAFDAMLAGKGGRSLIVF, from the coding sequence ATGGTCCGCGCCGCCATCCTGCCCGCCGTCGGAGCCCCGCTGGAGATACGGGAGATCGTGCTGCCAGAGCCCGGCCCCGGCCAGGTCCGGGTGCGGCTCACCGCAGCCGGCGTCTGCCACTCCGACCTCTCCCTCACCAACGGCACCATGCGCGTGCCCGTCCCCGCCGTCCTCGGACACGAGGGCGCGGGGACGGTCCTCGCCGTCGGTGAGGGCGTCACGCACGTCGCCCCGGGCGACGCCGTGGTCCTCAACTGGGCCCCCTCGTGCGGAGCGTGCCACCACTGCCTGATCGGCGAGGTCTGGCTCTGCGCCGAAGCGCTGACGGGCGTCGGCGCCGTCTACGCCCACGACGCGGACGGCACCCCGCTCCACCCCGGGCTCAACGTCGCCGCCTTCGCCGAGGAGACCGTCGTCGCGGCGCGCTGCGTCCTGCCCGCGCCCGCCGGGATCCCGCCGGTCGAGGCCGCCCTCCTCGGCTGCGCCGTCCTCACCGGATACGGCGCCGTCCGCCACAGCGCGCAGGTCCGTCCCGGCGAATCGGTGGCGGTCTTCGGCGTCGGCGGGGTCGGGCTGGCCGCGCTCCAGGCGGCCCGGATCGCCGAGGCGGGGCCGATCGTCGCCGTGGACGTCTCCCCGGCCAAGGAGGAACTGGCCCGCGCGGCCGGCGCCACGGACTTCGTCCTCGCCTCCGACGCCACCCCCCGGCAGATCCGCGCCCTCACCGCCGGACAGGGCGTCGACGTGGCCGTCGAATGCGTCGGCCGGACGGAAACCATCCGCGGAGCCTGGGAGTCCACCCGCCGGGGCGGGCGCACCACCGTCGTCGGCATCGGCGGCAAGGACCAGCGGGTCTCCTTCCACGCGCTGGAGATCTTCCACTTCGCCCGCACCCTCACCGGTTGCGTCTACGGCAACAGCGACCCCGCCCGCGACCTGCCGGTGATCGCCGAACACGTCCGCGCCGGCCGCCTCGACCTCGCCTCGATGGTCACCGACCGCATCACCCTCGACGGCATACCGGCCGCCTTCGACGCGATGCTCGCAGGCAAGGGCGGACGCTCCCTGATCGTCTTCTGA
- a CDS encoding aldehyde dehydrogenase family protein: MKAHDGMYIDGEWRPAAGSDRIEVVNPADEQVVASVPAGTAEDVDAAVRAARAAFPAWAATAPADRAALIGALRDRLVARRSEIAETVTAELGSPLGFADAVHVGSPIAVAASYAELGASYAFEERIGNSTVLLEPVGVVGAITPWNYPLHQVVAKVAPALAAGCTVVLKPAEDTPLTAQLFAEAVHEAGIPAGVFNLVTGTGPVAGQALAEHEGVDLVSFTGSTAVGRKIGAIAGAAVKRVALELGGKSANVILPGADLAKAVAVGVGHVMNNTGQSCNALTRMLVHRDQYEEAVALAAAAVAKYPVGDPLAPDTRLGPVVNATQRDRVRAYIDRGVEEGARLVVGGPEAPRERGYFVAPTVFADVTPDMTIAQEEIFGPVLAILPYADEDDALRIANGTVYGLGGAVWAADEETAVAFARRMDTGQVDINGGRFNVLAPFGGYKQSGVGRELGPHGLGEYLQTKSLQF; encoded by the coding sequence ATGAAGGCACACGACGGGATGTACATCGACGGGGAATGGCGCCCCGCCGCCGGTTCCGACCGGATCGAGGTCGTCAACCCGGCCGACGAACAGGTCGTCGCCTCGGTCCCGGCCGGCACGGCCGAGGACGTGGACGCGGCCGTACGGGCGGCCCGTGCGGCCTTCCCGGCCTGGGCGGCCACGGCTCCGGCCGACCGCGCCGCCCTGATCGGCGCCCTGCGCGACAGGCTCGTCGCCCGGAGGAGCGAGATCGCCGAGACCGTCACCGCCGAACTCGGCTCGCCCCTGGGCTTCGCCGACGCCGTGCACGTCGGCTCGCCGATCGCGGTGGCCGCCTCCTACGCCGAACTCGGTGCCTCCTACGCCTTCGAGGAGCGCATCGGCAACTCCACGGTGCTGCTGGAGCCGGTCGGCGTCGTCGGGGCCATCACCCCCTGGAACTATCCGCTGCACCAGGTCGTTGCCAAGGTGGCGCCCGCTCTCGCCGCCGGCTGCACCGTCGTCCTCAAGCCCGCCGAGGACACCCCGCTGACCGCACAGCTCTTCGCCGAAGCCGTGCACGAGGCGGGCATCCCCGCCGGCGTCTTCAACCTCGTGACCGGCACCGGCCCGGTCGCCGGCCAGGCGCTGGCCGAACACGAGGGAGTCGACCTCGTCTCCTTCACCGGCTCGACCGCCGTCGGCCGGAAGATCGGCGCCATCGCCGGCGCCGCCGTCAAGCGCGTCGCCCTCGAACTGGGCGGCAAGTCGGCGAACGTCATCCTGCCCGGGGCCGATCTGGCCAAGGCCGTTGCGGTGGGCGTCGGACACGTCATGAACAACACCGGCCAGAGCTGCAACGCGCTCACCCGGATGCTCGTCCACCGGGACCAGTACGAGGAGGCCGTCGCCCTGGCGGCCGCCGCCGTCGCCAAGTACCCCGTCGGCGACCCCCTCGCCCCCGACACCCGCCTCGGCCCCGTCGTCAACGCCACCCAGCGCGACCGGGTGCGCGCGTACATCGACCGGGGAGTCGAGGAGGGCGCGCGCCTCGTCGTGGGCGGCCCCGAAGCCCCCCGGGAGCGGGGGTACTTCGTCGCGCCCACCGTCTTCGCCGACGTCACCCCCGACATGACCATCGCCCAGGAGGAGATCTTCGGTCCGGTCCTGGCGATCCTGCCCTACGCGGACGAGGACGACGCCCTGCGCATCGCCAACGGCACCGTCTACGGCCTCGGCGGCGCGGTCTGGGCGGCCGACGAGGAGACGGCGGTCGCCTTCGCGCGCCGTATGGACACCGGCCAGGTGGACATCAACGGAGGCCGCTTCAACGTGCTCGCGCCCTTCGGTGGCTACAAGCAGTCGGGCGTCGGCCGCGAGCTGGGCCCGCACGGCCTGGGGGAGTACCTCCAGACCAAGTCCCTCCAGTTCTGA